A single region of the Kineosporiaceae bacterium SCSIO 59966 genome encodes:
- a CDS encoding phosphoketolase family protein, which translates to MNSQEQPTSPLDDAQLAAIDAWWRAANYLSVGQIYLMDNPLLREPLKPEHVKPRLLGHWGTSPGLNFIYAHCNRVIMQRDVNMMYVIGPGHGGPSIVSAAWLEGTYSEIYHEVSRDAQGMKRLFTQFSFPGGIPSHVAPETPGSINEGGELGYALSHAYGAVFDNPDLVVAAVVGDGEAETGPLATSWHSNKWLDPRRDGAVLPILHLNGYKIANPTVLARIPESELLDLMRGYGYEPFVVAGSDPADMHQRFAATMDACMDRITAIQQAARSGGATERPTWPMIVLRSPKGWTGPAEIDGKKVEDYWRSHQVPFADTRQNPDHLEALRTWMLSYRPEELFDEQGRPVPQIADLHPAGQRRMSANPHSNGGELLVPLRLPAWQDYAVDVPRPGATAAEATRVMGRFLRDVMAANADQSNFRLFSPDENNSNRWQDVLEVTDRAWNAQTLPEDDALAPDGRVMEILSEHTCQGWLEGYLLTGRHGFFSCYEAFIHIVDSMVNQHAKWLKVTNEIPWRRPVASLNYLLSSHVWRQDHNGFSHQDPGFIDHVVNKKAEVVRVYLPPDANTLLSVTDHCLRTKQYVNVIVAGKQPAPQWLNAEQAALHCARGIGIWDWASTDQGSEPDVVMACAGDVPTMETLAAVEILRGFFPDIRIRVVNVVDLMRLQDASEHPHGLTRREFDAIFTQDKPIVFAYHGYPWLIHRLTYRHTNHVNLHVRGYKEEGTTTTPFDMCVLNEIDRFSLAIDVIDRVPRLGDAAGYARQELKDAILRHRQYIRRYGEDMPEIARWQWQSSAQEDAEGSAGHGEGVLATAGDND; encoded by the coding sequence ATGAACTCGCAGGAACAGCCCACCAGTCCCCTGGACGACGCTCAGCTCGCCGCGATCGACGCCTGGTGGCGCGCGGCGAACTACCTGTCGGTCGGCCAGATCTACCTCATGGACAACCCGCTGCTGCGGGAGCCGTTGAAGCCGGAGCACGTCAAGCCACGGCTGCTCGGCCACTGGGGCACCTCCCCTGGCCTGAACTTCATCTACGCCCACTGCAACCGGGTGATCATGCAGCGGGACGTCAACATGATGTACGTCATCGGCCCGGGGCACGGGGGCCCGTCGATCGTGTCCGCCGCCTGGCTCGAGGGGACCTACTCGGAGATCTACCACGAGGTGAGCCGGGACGCCCAGGGCATGAAGCGGCTGTTCACCCAGTTCAGCTTCCCCGGCGGCATCCCCAGCCACGTCGCCCCGGAGACCCCGGGGTCCATCAACGAGGGCGGTGAGCTCGGCTACGCGCTCTCGCACGCCTACGGTGCGGTCTTCGACAACCCGGACCTTGTCGTCGCGGCTGTCGTCGGTGACGGTGAGGCCGAGACCGGACCGCTCGCGACGTCCTGGCACTCGAACAAGTGGCTCGACCCCCGCCGGGACGGCGCCGTGCTCCCGATCCTGCACCTCAACGGGTACAAGATCGCCAACCCGACCGTGCTGGCCCGCATCCCGGAGTCCGAGCTGCTCGACCTCATGCGCGGCTACGGGTACGAGCCGTTCGTCGTCGCCGGCTCCGACCCGGCCGACATGCACCAGCGGTTCGCCGCAACGATGGACGCGTGCATGGACCGGATCACTGCCATCCAGCAGGCGGCCCGCTCCGGCGGAGCGACCGAGCGGCCCACCTGGCCGATGATCGTGCTGCGCTCCCCCAAGGGCTGGACCGGTCCGGCGGAGATCGACGGCAAGAAGGTCGAGGACTACTGGCGCAGCCACCAGGTCCCGTTCGCCGACACCCGGCAGAACCCTGACCACCTCGAGGCGCTGCGGACCTGGATGCTCTCCTACCGGCCCGAGGAGCTCTTCGACGAGCAGGGTCGCCCGGTCCCGCAGATCGCCGACCTGCACCCGGCCGGCCAGCGGCGGATGAGCGCGAACCCGCACAGCAACGGCGGCGAGCTGCTCGTCCCGCTGCGGCTGCCCGCCTGGCAGGACTACGCGGTCGACGTCCCGCGGCCCGGCGCGACCGCGGCCGAGGCGACCCGGGTGATGGGCCGGTTCCTGCGCGACGTCATGGCCGCCAACGCCGACCAGTCAAACTTCCGGCTGTTCTCCCCGGACGAGAACAACTCCAACCGCTGGCAGGACGTCCTCGAGGTCACCGACCGGGCCTGGAACGCGCAAACCCTGCCGGAGGACGACGCGCTAGCCCCGGACGGGAGGGTGATGGAGATCCTCTCCGAGCACACCTGCCAGGGATGGCTGGAGGGCTACCTGCTGACCGGCCGGCACGGGTTCTTCTCCTGCTACGAGGCGTTCATCCACATCGTCGACTCGATGGTCAACCAGCACGCCAAGTGGCTGAAGGTGACGAACGAGATCCCCTGGCGCCGTCCGGTCGCGTCGCTGAACTACCTGCTGTCCAGCCACGTCTGGCGGCAGGACCACAACGGCTTCTCCCACCAGGACCCCGGCTTCATCGACCACGTCGTCAACAAGAAGGCCGAGGTGGTGCGGGTCTACCTGCCGCCGGACGCCAACACGCTGCTGTCGGTGACCGACCACTGCCTGCGCACCAAGCAGTACGTCAACGTCATCGTCGCCGGAAAGCAGCCGGCGCCGCAGTGGCTGAACGCCGAGCAGGCCGCGCTGCACTGCGCCCGGGGCATCGGGATCTGGGACTGGGCGAGCACCGACCAGGGCAGTGAGCCGGACGTCGTGATGGCCTGCGCCGGCGACGTCCCGACGATGGAGACGCTGGCTGCCGTGGAGATCCTGCGCGGATTCTTCCCCGACATCCGGATCCGAGTCGTCAACGTCGTCGACCTGATGCGGCTGCAGGACGCCTCAGAGCACCCGCACGGGCTGACCCGCCGGGAGTTCGACGCCATCTTCACCCAGGACAAGCCGATCGTCTTCGCCTACCACGGCTACCCCTGGCTCATCCACCGGCTCACCTACCGGCACACGAACCACGTCAACCTGCACGTTCGCGGGTACAAGGAGGAGGGCACCACGACGACGCCGTTCGACATGTGCGTGCTCAACGAGATCGACCGGTTCTCCCTGGCGATCGACGTCATCGACCGGGTCCCCCGGCTCGGCGACGCAGCCGGCTACGCCCGCCAGGAGCTCAAGGACGCGATCCTGCGCCACCGGCAGTACATCCGCCGGTACGGCGAGGACATGCCGGAGATCGCTCGCTGGCAGTGGCAGAGCTCCGCGCAAGAGGACGCCGAGGGCAGCGCCGGGCACGGGGAGGGCGTGCTGGCCACCGCCGGCGACAACGACT
- a CDS encoding NUDIX domain-containing protein, which translates to MGGPYWAGRDAGAWSVPKGEPEDGEDLLSAARREFTEELGLPPPDGEPVLLGEVRQRSGKVVTVWAVAGDLDPAHVVPGTFELEWPPRSGHRVRVPEVDRVAWFSPDDARRLLVSGQAVLVDRLLELLGTGPAGPAGT; encoded by the coding sequence ATGGGAGGCCCCTACTGGGCGGGTCGGGACGCCGGAGCGTGGTCCGTCCCCAAGGGTGAGCCCGAGGACGGCGAGGACCTGCTGAGCGCCGCCCGCCGCGAGTTCACCGAGGAGCTGGGTCTGCCGCCTCCCGATGGCGAGCCGGTCCTGTTGGGCGAGGTCCGGCAGCGCAGCGGGAAGGTCGTCACCGTGTGGGCGGTGGCGGGCGACCTCGACCCGGCCCACGTCGTGCCCGGCACCTTCGAGCTGGAGTGGCCGCCGCGGTCCGGTCACCGGGTCCGGGTGCCGGAGGTCGACCGGGTCGCGTGGTTCTCCCCGGACGACGCCCGCCGGCTGCTCGTCAGCGGCCAGGCCGTGCTCGTCGACCGGTTGCTCGAGCTGCTGGGCACCGGCCCCGCCGGGCCCGCCGGGACCTAA
- a CDS encoding nitroreductase translates to MTTRTPEPQLSEQVRAMAEAARLAPSVHNTQPWRFRALADGLAVHEDVDRALPVLDPQGRLRTISCGAAVLNAVVALAAAGSTPRVELLPEGPDSTLLAVVRAGPSHPPSVDDLADAEAVPRRRTHRRVHSPEPVDSDVLGDLERSVAREGARLTVVDRATRRAVARLLTRAVQTQATNGELVGEIDAWIRHWGTGEEPVDGIPVGSLGTAPYPVDSLVQEQTDTGVVRAEEVEEVLDTSTLVAISTSGDRRRDWLAAGMALERLLLRATGAGLVATYADQATQDPRTRQELAEVLDVLGFPQVVLRLGHPLVDVPPTPRRPLEELLT, encoded by the coding sequence ATGACGACGAGGACCCCTGAACCGCAGCTGTCCGAGCAGGTCCGGGCCATGGCGGAGGCGGCACGGCTGGCGCCGTCGGTGCACAACACCCAGCCCTGGCGGTTCCGCGCCCTGGCCGACGGGCTCGCCGTCCACGAGGACGTCGACCGGGCGCTGCCCGTGCTGGACCCGCAGGGCCGGCTACGGACGATCTCCTGCGGCGCCGCAGTGCTCAACGCCGTGGTCGCCCTCGCCGCGGCCGGCAGCACGCCGCGGGTGGAGCTCTTGCCCGAGGGCCCTGACTCCACCCTGCTGGCCGTCGTCCGCGCCGGTCCGTCGCACCCGCCGTCCGTCGACGACCTCGCCGACGCCGAGGCGGTCCCGCGGCGGCGCACCCACCGGCGGGTGCACAGCCCGGAGCCGGTGGACTCCGACGTCCTGGGCGACCTCGAGCGCTCGGTGGCCCGCGAGGGGGCCCGGCTCACGGTGGTCGACCGGGCCACCCGGCGCGCCGTGGCCAGGCTGCTGACCCGGGCGGTCCAGACTCAGGCCACCAACGGCGAGCTCGTCGGCGAGATCGACGCGTGGATCCGGCACTGGGGGACCGGGGAGGAGCCCGTCGACGGGATCCCCGTCGGGTCGCTGGGCACCGCTCCCTACCCCGTGGACTCCCTCGTGCAGGAGCAGACCGACACCGGCGTCGTGCGCGCGGAGGAGGTCGAGGAGGTCCTGGACACCTCCACCCTCGTGGCCATCAGCACGTCGGGCGACCGGCGACGGGACTGGCTGGCCGCAGGGATGGCCCTCGAGCGGCTGCTGCTGCGGGCGACCGGGGCCGGACTGGTCGCGACGTACGCCGACCAGGCCACCCAGGACCCCCGGACCCGCCAGGAGCTCGCCGAGGTGCTCGACGTGCTCGGCTTCCCCCAGGTCGTGCTGCGGCTCGGCCACCCGCTGGTGGACGTCCCGCCCACCCCGCGCCGCCCGCTGGAGGAGCTGCTCACCTAG
- a CDS encoding acetyl-CoA hydrolase: protein MKTIELDAVHGLLARVPGEQPRVVASGNFATPATLLGAVDAALPAYRLFVLNGQAGLPDREGVVPETAFVGPAQRRHPRLSYVPSRLSLVPRLFSTTLPPDVVVLHTTTPRDGAVSLGTEVNVLPAAVEAARARGGLVLVQMNPQMPWTYGDAVLPLDDVDAGVEIDEPLPAHTPLPVDDTSAAIGERVAARVGDGATLQTGIGAVPDATLAALTDRRGLRIWTEMFSDGVLGLDAAGALDPGTPLTTSFVFGSEELYRWLDGNERVRLLRTERTNAPAAIAHNPAMTSVNTALQVDLFAQANASRIATRIYSGFGGQTDFIVGALQSPGGQALMALRSWHPKALVSTIVPLVDEPVTSFQPSAVVTEQGTAEIWGRDERGQARNLIEHAANPQVRDELWEEAHALGLA, encoded by the coding sequence CCGGCCACCCTGCTGGGAGCCGTCGACGCCGCGCTGCCCGCGTACCGGCTGTTCGTGCTCAACGGCCAGGCCGGCCTGCCCGACCGGGAGGGCGTCGTCCCGGAGACGGCGTTCGTGGGACCGGCACAGCGGCGCCACCCCCGGCTCAGCTACGTGCCGAGCCGGCTGTCGCTGGTTCCCCGGTTGTTCTCCACCACCCTGCCGCCGGACGTCGTGGTCCTGCACACGACGACGCCCCGGGACGGCGCGGTCTCCCTCGGCACCGAGGTGAACGTGCTGCCGGCCGCCGTGGAGGCGGCACGAGCCCGTGGCGGTCTGGTGCTCGTGCAGATGAACCCGCAGATGCCGTGGACGTACGGGGACGCGGTGCTGCCCCTCGACGACGTGGACGCCGGCGTCGAGATCGACGAGCCGCTGCCGGCCCACACCCCGTTGCCGGTCGACGACACCTCCGCGGCGATCGGTGAGCGGGTGGCGGCCCGGGTGGGGGACGGCGCGACCCTGCAGACCGGGATCGGCGCCGTCCCGGACGCGACGCTGGCGGCCCTCACCGACCGCCGCGGGCTGCGGATCTGGACGGAGATGTTCAGCGACGGCGTCCTCGGCCTGGACGCGGCCGGCGCGCTGGACCCGGGGACGCCGCTGACGACCTCGTTCGTGTTCGGCTCCGAGGAGCTGTACCGCTGGCTCGACGGCAACGAGCGGGTCCGGCTGCTGCGCACGGAGCGGACCAACGCCCCGGCAGCCATCGCCCACAACCCGGCGATGACCAGCGTCAACACCGCGCTGCAGGTGGACCTGTTCGCCCAGGCCAACGCCTCACGCATCGCGACCCGGATCTACTCCGGCTTCGGTGGCCAGACGGACTTCATCGTCGGGGCACTGCAGTCACCCGGCGGGCAGGCGCTGATGGCACTGCGCTCGTGGCACCCCAAGGCGCTCGTCTCGACGATCGTGCCGCTCGTCGACGAGCCGGTGACGTCGTTCCAGCCGAGCGCCGTGGTCACCGAGCAGGGAACGGCGGAGATCTGGGGCCGGGACGAGCGTGGCCAGGCGCGCAACCTCATCGAGCACGCCGCCAACCCGCAGGTCCGCGACGAGCTGTGGGAGGAGGCGCACGCCCTCGGGCTGGCCTAG